From a region of the Daphnia pulicaria isolate SC F1-1A chromosome 1, SC_F0-13Bv2, whole genome shotgun sequence genome:
- the LOC124333700 gene encoding casein kinase I-like isoform X2, translating into MSKRDLWGDRHPDCPERQQLRPDQDFTNEEDNNFGSQSQLLGSGGAGGKGVKSGGGLASTTATSGAQGPIINLRLEPLTSASLSLGRGLTPAGSEQYLGGSSAALTATAALSAGGLGNTPGAISAASLAANTSTTFAGPSTMQSSSSAVGGGAGTRQSSSSTASTSSSGVLMVGPNFRVGKKIGCGNFGELRLGKNLYNNEHVAIKLEPLKSKAPQLHLEYRFYRMMGRRSTTTGLPEVYYFGPCGKYSALVMELMGPSLEDLFDLCGRRFSLKNVLMIALQLIDRIEMVHRHDLIYRDVKPENFLIGRSHNKKDKVIHIIDFGLAKEYIDAVTNKHIPYREHKSLTGTARYMSINTHLGKEQSRRDDLEALGHMFMYFLRGSLPWQGLKADTLKERYQKIGETKRATPIEALCEGYPEEFATYLRYVRRLDFFERPDYNYLRKLFRDLFDRMGYIDDNEFDWTGKTMSTPVGSVSTNQEVIISPNRERHPATNRDIFDGEEDEEEDDVDDIFLVVQPTGAAKTGWAEGVKASAASAGTSGGPGGNLLGGTLTPADRHGSVQVVSSTNGDLGGDDPAGHSHTPITAQPEIEMAEETKCCCFFKRKKKKSSRPK; encoded by the exons ATGAGCAAGAGAGATCTGTGGGGCGACAGGCACCCAGATTGCCCAGAAAGGCAGCAATTGCGACCAGACCAGGACTTTACCAACGAAGAGGATAACAATTTTGGATCCCAATCGCAATTACTGGGTTCTGGAGGTGCTGGTGGCAAAGGAGTCAAGAGTGGGGGAGGTTTGGCCTCCACCACGGCAACTTCAGGGGCCCAAGGGCCCATTATTAACCTACGGTTGGAACCTCTTACCTCTGCCAGCCTTAGTCTTGGCAGAGGACTAACTCCTGCTGGTTCAGAACAatatcttggtggtagtagtgcTGCTCTTACTGCGACAGCTGCACTCTCTGCTGGAGGACTTGGGAATACACCTGGAGCAATCAGTGCTGCATCTTTAGCTGCCAATACAAGCACCA CCTTTGCTGGACCCAGCACAATGCAGTCATCCAGCTCAGCAGTAGGTGGGGGTGCTGGGACTCGACAGAGTAGCAGTTCTACGGCATCGACCTCTTCGTCGGGAGTGTTAATGGTGGGACCCAATTTCAGGGTTGGCAAAAAGATTGGTTGCGGTAACTTTGGCGAATTGAGATTAG gCAAGAATTTGTACAACAATGAACATGTGGCCATCAAATTGGAGCCCCTTAAATCGAAGGCGCCCCAACTTCACCTGGAGTATCGATTTTACCGGATGATGGGGCGTCGCAGTACCACAA CTGGTTTACCTGAAGTCTACTATTTTGGACCTTGTGGCAAGTACAGTGCACTGGTCATGGAGCTCATGGGTCCCAGTCTGGAAGATCTTTTCGACTTGTGTGGTCGGaggttttctttgaaaaacgtCCTTATGATTGCCTTGCAGTTG ATTGATAGAATAGAGATGGTGCACAGGCACGATCTAATCTACCGTGATGTAAAACCGGAAAACTTCCTTATCGGCCGGAGTCATAATAAAAAGGACAAAGTCATCCACATCATCG ATTTTGGTCTGGCAAAAGAGTATATTGATGCAGTCACCAATAAACACATCCCTTACCGGGAACACAAAAGTCTGACGGGCACAGCTCGGTACATGAGCATCAACACTCATCTTGGCAAAG AGCAAAGCAGACGAGACGATTTGGAAGCTTTGGGACACATGTTTATGTATTTCTTGCGTGGTAGTTTGCCATGGCAAGGCCTTAAAGCCGACACTCTGAAGGAGCGCTATCAGAAAATCGGCGAAACAAAGAGGGCCACTCCCATTGAGGCTCTGTGTGAAGGCTACCCTG AGGAATTTGCTACCTACTTACGGTATGTCCGGAGGCTAGACTTCTTCGAGCGACCAGATTACAATTACCTTCGTAAACTGTTCCGCGATCTCTTTGACCGGATGGGTTATATCGACGATAACGAGTTTGACTGGACCGGCAAAACCATG TCAACTCCGGTGGGATCCGTGTCAACTAACCAGGAGGTGATTATATCACCCAACAGGGAACGACATCCAGCCACAAACCGG GACATTTTCGATGGcgaagaagatgaggaagagGATGATGTTGATGATATCTTCCTCGTTGTTCAG CCGACTGGTGCAGCTAAAACGGGTTGGGCTGAAGGGGTGAAGGCGTCAGCGGCTTCGGCAGGTACTTCCGGTGGACCTGGAGGAAACCTACTAGGAGGGACGTTGACTCCAGCCGATCGGCACGGATCCGTCCAGGTGGTCTCATCTACCAACGGAGATTTGGGCGGCGATGATCCAGCCGGCCACTCACACACCCCCATCACGGCGCAACCTGAAATCGAAATGGCTGAAGAGACCAA ATGTTGCTGTTTCTTCaagcgaaagaagaagaaatcatctCGACCCAAGTAG
- the LOC124333700 gene encoding casein kinase I-like isoform X1, with amino-acid sequence MSKRDLWGDRHPDCPERQQLRPDQDFTNEEDNNFGSQSQLLGSGGAGGKGVKSGGGLASTTATSGAQGPIINLRLEPLTSASLSLGRGLTPAGSEQYLGGSSAALTATAALSAGGLGNTPGAISAASLAANTSTTFAGPSTMQSSSSAVGGGAGTRQSSSSTASTSSSGVLMVGPNFRVGKKIGCGNFGELRLGKNLYNNEHVAIKLEPLKSKAPQLHLEYRFYRMMGRRSTTTGLPEVYYFGPCGKYSALVMELMGPSLEDLFDLCGRRFSLKNVLMIALQLIDRIEMVHRHDLIYRDVKPENFLIGRSHNKKDKVIHIIDFGLAKEYIDAVTNKHIPYREHKSLTGTARYMSINTHLGKEQSRRDDLEALGHMFMYFLRGSLPWQGLKADTLKERYQKIGETKRATPIEALCEGYPEEFATYLRYVRRLDFFERPDYNYLRKLFRDLFDRMGYIDDNEFDWTGKTMPANLTQLRALRNAPPSDGTHTGKSTPVGSVSTNQEVIISPNRERHPATNRDIFDGEEDEEEDDVDDIFLVVQPTGAAKTGWAEGVKASAASAGTSGGPGGNLLGGTLTPADRHGSVQVVSSTNGDLGGDDPAGHSHTPITAQPEIEMAEETKCCCFFKRKKKKSSRPK; translated from the exons ATGAGCAAGAGAGATCTGTGGGGCGACAGGCACCCAGATTGCCCAGAAAGGCAGCAATTGCGACCAGACCAGGACTTTACCAACGAAGAGGATAACAATTTTGGATCCCAATCGCAATTACTGGGTTCTGGAGGTGCTGGTGGCAAAGGAGTCAAGAGTGGGGGAGGTTTGGCCTCCACCACGGCAACTTCAGGGGCCCAAGGGCCCATTATTAACCTACGGTTGGAACCTCTTACCTCTGCCAGCCTTAGTCTTGGCAGAGGACTAACTCCTGCTGGTTCAGAACAatatcttggtggtagtagtgcTGCTCTTACTGCGACAGCTGCACTCTCTGCTGGAGGACTTGGGAATACACCTGGAGCAATCAGTGCTGCATCTTTAGCTGCCAATACAAGCACCA CCTTTGCTGGACCCAGCACAATGCAGTCATCCAGCTCAGCAGTAGGTGGGGGTGCTGGGACTCGACAGAGTAGCAGTTCTACGGCATCGACCTCTTCGTCGGGAGTGTTAATGGTGGGACCCAATTTCAGGGTTGGCAAAAAGATTGGTTGCGGTAACTTTGGCGAATTGAGATTAG gCAAGAATTTGTACAACAATGAACATGTGGCCATCAAATTGGAGCCCCTTAAATCGAAGGCGCCCCAACTTCACCTGGAGTATCGATTTTACCGGATGATGGGGCGTCGCAGTACCACAA CTGGTTTACCTGAAGTCTACTATTTTGGACCTTGTGGCAAGTACAGTGCACTGGTCATGGAGCTCATGGGTCCCAGTCTGGAAGATCTTTTCGACTTGTGTGGTCGGaggttttctttgaaaaacgtCCTTATGATTGCCTTGCAGTTG ATTGATAGAATAGAGATGGTGCACAGGCACGATCTAATCTACCGTGATGTAAAACCGGAAAACTTCCTTATCGGCCGGAGTCATAATAAAAAGGACAAAGTCATCCACATCATCG ATTTTGGTCTGGCAAAAGAGTATATTGATGCAGTCACCAATAAACACATCCCTTACCGGGAACACAAAAGTCTGACGGGCACAGCTCGGTACATGAGCATCAACACTCATCTTGGCAAAG AGCAAAGCAGACGAGACGATTTGGAAGCTTTGGGACACATGTTTATGTATTTCTTGCGTGGTAGTTTGCCATGGCAAGGCCTTAAAGCCGACACTCTGAAGGAGCGCTATCAGAAAATCGGCGAAACAAAGAGGGCCACTCCCATTGAGGCTCTGTGTGAAGGCTACCCTG AGGAATTTGCTACCTACTTACGGTATGTCCGGAGGCTAGACTTCTTCGAGCGACCAGATTACAATTACCTTCGTAAACTGTTCCGCGATCTCTTTGACCGGATGGGTTATATCGACGATAACGAGTTTGACTGGACCGGCAAAACCATG CCAGCCAATCTGACTCAATTGCGAGCCCTTCGTAATGCACCACCGTCTGATGGTACTCACACGGGAAAG TCAACTCCGGTGGGATCCGTGTCAACTAACCAGGAGGTGATTATATCACCCAACAGGGAACGACATCCAGCCACAAACCGG GACATTTTCGATGGcgaagaagatgaggaagagGATGATGTTGATGATATCTTCCTCGTTGTTCAG CCGACTGGTGCAGCTAAAACGGGTTGGGCTGAAGGGGTGAAGGCGTCAGCGGCTTCGGCAGGTACTTCCGGTGGACCTGGAGGAAACCTACTAGGAGGGACGTTGACTCCAGCCGATCGGCACGGATCCGTCCAGGTGGTCTCATCTACCAACGGAGATTTGGGCGGCGATGATCCAGCCGGCCACTCACACACCCCCATCACGGCGCAACCTGAAATCGAAATGGCTGAAGAGACCAA ATGTTGCTGTTTCTTCaagcgaaagaagaagaaatcatctCGACCCAAGTAG
- the LOC124333700 gene encoding casein kinase I-like isoform X3: MSKRDLWGDRHPDCPERQQLRPDQDFTNEEDNNFGSQSQLLGSGGAGGKGVKSGGGLASTTATSGAQGPIINLRLEPLTSASLSLGRGLTPAGSEQYLGGSSAALTATAALSAGGLGNTPGAISAASLAANTSTTFAGPSTMQSSSSAVGGGAGTRQSSSSTASTSSSGVLMVGPNFRVGKKIGCGNFGELRLGKNLYNNEHVAIKLEPLKSKAPQLHLEYRFYRMMGRRSTTTGLPEVYYFGPCGKYSALVMELMGPSLEDLFDLCGRRFSLKNVLMIALQLIDRIEMVHRHDLIYRDVKPENFLIGRSHNKKDKVIHIIDFGLAKEYIDAVTNKHIPYREHKSLTGTARYMSINTHLGKEQSRRDDLEALGHMFMYFLRGSLPWQGLKADTLKERYQKIGETKRATPIEALCEGYPEEFATYLRYVRRLDFFERPDYNYLRKLFRDLFDRMGYIDDNEFDWTGKTMSTPVGSVSTNQEVIISPNRERHPATNRQPTGAAKTGWAEGVKASAASAGTSGGPGGNLLGGTLTPADRHGSVQVVSSTNGDLGGDDPAGHSHTPITAQPEIEMAEETKCCCFFKRKKKKSSRPK, translated from the exons ATGAGCAAGAGAGATCTGTGGGGCGACAGGCACCCAGATTGCCCAGAAAGGCAGCAATTGCGACCAGACCAGGACTTTACCAACGAAGAGGATAACAATTTTGGATCCCAATCGCAATTACTGGGTTCTGGAGGTGCTGGTGGCAAAGGAGTCAAGAGTGGGGGAGGTTTGGCCTCCACCACGGCAACTTCAGGGGCCCAAGGGCCCATTATTAACCTACGGTTGGAACCTCTTACCTCTGCCAGCCTTAGTCTTGGCAGAGGACTAACTCCTGCTGGTTCAGAACAatatcttggtggtagtagtgcTGCTCTTACTGCGACAGCTGCACTCTCTGCTGGAGGACTTGGGAATACACCTGGAGCAATCAGTGCTGCATCTTTAGCTGCCAATACAAGCACCA CCTTTGCTGGACCCAGCACAATGCAGTCATCCAGCTCAGCAGTAGGTGGGGGTGCTGGGACTCGACAGAGTAGCAGTTCTACGGCATCGACCTCTTCGTCGGGAGTGTTAATGGTGGGACCCAATTTCAGGGTTGGCAAAAAGATTGGTTGCGGTAACTTTGGCGAATTGAGATTAG gCAAGAATTTGTACAACAATGAACATGTGGCCATCAAATTGGAGCCCCTTAAATCGAAGGCGCCCCAACTTCACCTGGAGTATCGATTTTACCGGATGATGGGGCGTCGCAGTACCACAA CTGGTTTACCTGAAGTCTACTATTTTGGACCTTGTGGCAAGTACAGTGCACTGGTCATGGAGCTCATGGGTCCCAGTCTGGAAGATCTTTTCGACTTGTGTGGTCGGaggttttctttgaaaaacgtCCTTATGATTGCCTTGCAGTTG ATTGATAGAATAGAGATGGTGCACAGGCACGATCTAATCTACCGTGATGTAAAACCGGAAAACTTCCTTATCGGCCGGAGTCATAATAAAAAGGACAAAGTCATCCACATCATCG ATTTTGGTCTGGCAAAAGAGTATATTGATGCAGTCACCAATAAACACATCCCTTACCGGGAACACAAAAGTCTGACGGGCACAGCTCGGTACATGAGCATCAACACTCATCTTGGCAAAG AGCAAAGCAGACGAGACGATTTGGAAGCTTTGGGACACATGTTTATGTATTTCTTGCGTGGTAGTTTGCCATGGCAAGGCCTTAAAGCCGACACTCTGAAGGAGCGCTATCAGAAAATCGGCGAAACAAAGAGGGCCACTCCCATTGAGGCTCTGTGTGAAGGCTACCCTG AGGAATTTGCTACCTACTTACGGTATGTCCGGAGGCTAGACTTCTTCGAGCGACCAGATTACAATTACCTTCGTAAACTGTTCCGCGATCTCTTTGACCGGATGGGTTATATCGACGATAACGAGTTTGACTGGACCGGCAAAACCATG TCAACTCCGGTGGGATCCGTGTCAACTAACCAGGAGGTGATTATATCACCCAACAGGGAACGACATCCAGCCACAAACCGG CAGCCGACTGGTGCAGCTAAAACGGGTTGGGCTGAAGGGGTGAAGGCGTCAGCGGCTTCGGCAGGTACTTCCGGTGGACCTGGAGGAAACCTACTAGGAGGGACGTTGACTCCAGCCGATCGGCACGGATCCGTCCAGGTGGTCTCATCTACCAACGGAGATTTGGGCGGCGATGATCCAGCCGGCCACTCACACACCCCCATCACGGCGCAACCTGAAATCGAAATGGCTGAAGAGACCAA ATGTTGCTGTTTCTTCaagcgaaagaagaagaaatcatctCGACCCAAGTAG
- the LOC124336086 gene encoding guanine nucleotide-binding protein subunit beta-5-like, translating to MATEVSGENYDSLLKEMETLKGRLDEERLKLNDVALSTVSQRLEGMAQLSIKPRRVLKGHQAKVLCADWSSDKRHIVSSSQDGKIIVWDAFTTNKEHACTMPTTWVMTCAFAPSGNLVACGGLDNKVTVYPLSMEDDPINKRKTVGTHTSYMSCCLFPNSDQQILTGSGDSTCALWDVESGQLLQSFHGHSADVMSIDLAPSETGNTFVSGGCDRTALIWDMRTGQKVQAFEGHDADINSVKFYPSGEAIATGSDDATCRLFDLRADREVAVYTKESIIFGVNAVDFSVSGRILFAGYNDYTVNVWDTLKCSRITMLYGHENRVSCLKVSPDGTAICTGSWDFTLRVWA from the exons ATGGCTACCGAAGTTAGCGGCGAAAACTATGACAGTTTACTAAAGGAAATGGAAACCCTTAAGGGGAGATTGGACGAAGAGAGACTAAAACTTAACGACGTGGCTT TATCCACAGTTTCTCAGCGTCTTGAAGGGATGGCTCAGCTATCCATAAAACCTAGACGAGTGCTGAAAGGACACCAAGCTAAAGTTCTTTGTGCAGACTGGTCTTCCGACAAAAGACACATTGTGTCTTCCTCCCAG GATGGCAAAATCATCGTCTGGGATGCTTTCACCACAAATAAGGAACATGCTTGCACTATGCCCACCACTTG GGTTATGACATGTGCATTTGCACCATCTGGAAACCTGGTAGCTTGTGG gggTCTGGACAACAAAGTCACTGTCTATCCATTGAGCATGGAAGACGATCCAATTAACAAGCGCAAAACTGTCGGAACCCACACTTCATACATGTCTTGTTGTTTATTTCCAAATTCAGATCAACAA ATTCTTACCGGTAGCGGAGACTCGACGTGCGCTCTTTGGGACGTCGAGTCTGGACAGCTTTTGCAGAGCTTTCATGGGCACAGTGCGGATGTAATGTCAATTGATTTGGCTCCATCGGAAACTGGAAATACATTTGTTTCTGGG GGCTGTGATCGAACTGCATTAATATGGGACATGAGGACTGGTCAGAAAGTGCAAGCATTCGAAGGTCATGATGCGGATATTAATAGTGTCAAATTCTATCCAAGTGGAGAAGCTATAGCTACAGGATCAGATGATGCCACT TGTCGCTTGTTTGATTTAAGAGCAGATAGAGAAGTTGCGGTATACACCAAGGAAAGTATTATATTTGGTGTCAATGCCGTTGACTTTTCAGTTAGTG GTCGAATTCTATTTGCCGGCTACAATGATTACACAGTTAATGTGTGGGACACACTTAAATGTTCAAGGATCACGATGTTGTATGGACATGAGAATAGGGTCTCTTGTTTGAAAGTTTCTCCTGATGGCACAGCAATCTGCACAGGCTCCTGGGATTTCACTCTCAGG GTTTGGGCTTGA